A stretch of Brevundimonas naejangsanensis DNA encodes these proteins:
- a CDS encoding glycine--tRNA ligase subunit alpha has protein sequence MSTVAAAEPLSFQDLILTLHHYWSEQGCAILQPYDIEVGAGTLHPATVLRALGKKPWKAAYVQPSRRPGDGRYGENPNRLQHYYQYQVILKPNPDNLQELYLNSLRAIGIDPSLHDIRFVEDDWENPTVGAWGLGWEVWCDGMEVTQFTYFQGVGGIEVDVVSGELTYGLERLAMYVQGVDNVYDLKFNKEGLTYGEVFLENERQQSEANFHGYDVAALKRRFEDMEREAAHFLTMKGPQGQPLVLAAYDQVLKASHLFNLMDARGAIAVAERQSYIGRIRDLCKACALAQVEHERATA, from the coding sequence ATGTCGACCGTGGCCGCTGCTGAACCTCTCTCGTTTCAGGACCTGATCCTGACCCTGCACCACTATTGGAGCGAGCAGGGCTGCGCCATCCTGCAGCCCTATGACATCGAGGTCGGCGCCGGCACCCTGCATCCCGCCACCGTGCTGCGGGCGCTGGGCAAGAAGCCGTGGAAGGCCGCCTACGTCCAGCCGTCGCGTCGTCCCGGCGACGGCCGCTACGGCGAGAACCCCAACCGGCTGCAGCACTATTATCAGTATCAGGTCATCCTGAAGCCGAACCCCGACAACCTGCAGGAACTGTATCTCAACAGCCTGCGCGCCATAGGCATCGACCCCAGCCTGCACGACATCCGCTTCGTCGAGGACGACTGGGAGAACCCCACCGTCGGCGCCTGGGGTCTGGGCTGGGAGGTCTGGTGCGACGGCATGGAGGTGACGCAGTTCACCTATTTCCAGGGCGTCGGCGGCATCGAGGTCGACGTCGTCTCGGGCGAGCTGACCTACGGGCTGGAGCGTCTGGCCATGTATGTTCAGGGCGTCGACAACGTCTATGACCTGAAGTTCAACAAGGAAGGCCTGACCTATGGCGAGGTCTTCCTCGAGAACGAGCGTCAGCAGTCGGAAGCCAACTTCCACGGCTATGACGTCGCCGCGCTGAAGCGCCGCTTTGAGGACATGGAGCGCGAGGCCGCCCACTTCCTGACCATGAAGGGGCCGCAGGGGCAGCCGCTGGTGCTGGCCGCCTATGACCAGGTGCTGAAGGCCTCGCACCTGTTCAACCTGATGGACGCCCGCGGCGCCATCGCCGTCGCCGAACGCCAGAGCTACATCGGCCGCATCCGCGACCTGTGCAAAGCCTGCGCCCTGGCCCAGGTCGAGCACGAAAGGGCGACGGCGTGA
- a CDS encoding lytic transglycosylase domain-containing protein: MYPFRRTRRASLLAFALCATAATAAFADDNDTARPSAVAGGGAVLAAPTALSSEDRLSYTTAFDALRRGDLELARTAARQAKDRVLLGQVEFERLFHPSYTAGFDELAAWLETYSDLPMAPRVYALAMRRIPDGAAEPKRPGGLLARTWDTLTSAPSDGGVNDPAKAARVALNNDDLNGAYAQGVEIGDWWTAGLAAWRLGEHSDAFRAFEHVAQDPAEDPWVRSGGAFWAARAAGQSGRHERVVEYLRQAARWPATFYGQIALRQLGEEPAIENLGPRSYETATLQRAAFAPEPIGVDARELNAFIQSDENARRTVALYEVGRRGDAEQAARTGLRASGGDKAARQMWAGLYRLVAAGRAAQADAVRIDALRYPMPDLQPEGGFTIEKALVYAIARKETDFNAAARSSAGAYGLMQVMPTTAAHMTGDQGYVRTPQRLLDPAVNMKLGQDYLNRLLEIESFQGDLLKAVASYNAGPGPMLAAIRKLGPEADPLLLIETIDVPQAREYVEKVVAAYWIYQRMMGGPLKTLDAVASGARAVPIRLDHVPPVQAPLQVAEAVLAGAR, encoded by the coding sequence ATGTATCCTTTCCGCCGGACGCGCCGCGCGTCCCTGCTCGCCTTTGCGCTCTGCGCCACAGCTGCGACCGCCGCCTTCGCCGACGATAACGACACGGCCCGGCCCTCTGCCGTCGCGGGCGGCGGCGCCGTCCTGGCTGCGCCGACGGCCCTGAGCAGCGAGGACCGCCTCAGCTACACCACCGCCTTCGACGCCCTGCGGCGCGGCGATCTGGAGCTGGCCCGCACGGCGGCGCGCCAGGCCAAGGACCGTGTCCTGCTGGGCCAGGTCGAGTTCGAGCGCCTGTTCCACCCCAGCTACACGGCCGGCTTCGACGAACTGGCGGCCTGGCTGGAGACCTATTCAGACCTGCCCATGGCGCCGCGCGTCTACGCCCTGGCCATGCGCCGCATTCCCGACGGCGCGGCCGAGCCCAAGCGCCCCGGCGGCTTGCTGGCCCGCACCTGGGACACCCTGACCAGCGCGCCCAGCGACGGCGGCGTCAACGACCCCGCCAAGGCCGCGCGCGTCGCCCTGAACAACGACGACCTGAACGGCGCCTACGCCCAGGGCGTGGAGATCGGCGACTGGTGGACGGCGGGCCTGGCGGCCTGGCGACTGGGCGAGCACTCCGACGCCTTCCGCGCCTTCGAACACGTGGCCCAGGACCCGGCCGAGGACCCGTGGGTCCGTTCCGGCGGCGCCTTCTGGGCGGCGCGGGCGGCGGGCCAGTCGGGCCGCCACGAACGGGTCGTCGAATATCTGCGCCAGGCCGCGCGCTGGCCGGCCACCTTCTACGGCCAGATCGCCCTGCGCCAGCTGGGCGAGGAGCCGGCGATCGAGAACCTGGGGCCGCGCTCCTATGAGACGGCGACGCTGCAGCGCGCCGCCTTCGCGCCCGAGCCGATCGGCGTCGACGCGCGCGAGCTGAACGCCTTCATCCAGTCGGACGAGAACGCCCGTCGCACCGTGGCCCTGTACGAGGTCGGCCGCCGCGGCGACGCCGAGCAGGCGGCCCGCACCGGTCTGCGCGCCTCGGGCGGCGACAAGGCCGCGCGGCAGATGTGGGCGGGCCTCTATCGCCTGGTGGCCGCGGGCCGTGCGGCCCAGGCCGACGCCGTCCGCATCGACGCCCTGCGCTATCCCATGCCCGACCTTCAGCCCGAGGGCGGCTTCACCATCGAGAAGGCCCTCGTCTACGCCATCGCGCGCAAGGAGACGGACTTCAACGCCGCGGCCCGTTCAAGCGCCGGCGCCTATGGGCTGATGCAGGTGATGCCGACCACGGCCGCGCACATGACCGGCGACCAGGGCTATGTCCGCACGCCGCAGCGCCTGCTGGACCCGGCCGTGAACATGAAGCTGGGCCAGGACTATCTGAACCGCCTGTTGGAGATCGAGTCCTTCCAGGGCGACCTGCTGAAGGCCGTGGCCTCCTACAACGCCGGGCCGGGGCCGATGCTGGCGGCGATCCGCAAGCTGGGCCCCGAGGCCGATCCCCTGCTGCTGATCGAGACCATCGACGTGCCCCAGGCGCGCGAATACGTGGAGAAGGTCGTGGCGGCCTACTGGATCTACCAGCGCATGATGGGCGGGCCGCTGAAGACGCTGGACGCCGTGGCCTCGGGCGCGCGCGCCGTGCCGATCCGACTGGACCACGTCCCGCCCGTTCAGGCGCCGCTGCAGGTGGCTGAGGCCGTCCTGGCCGGCGCCCGCTAG
- a CDS encoding 4-(cytidine 5'-diphospho)-2-C-methyl-D-erythritol kinase: MTDVLTGLAPAKINLLLHVGPVRADGYHPLVSLAAFADVGDRVAVRRAEALSLAVEGPFAAGLDGQGDNLILKALRALGEAAGIGDPPLAVTLDKRLPIAAGLGGGSADAGTALRLAARLLDLDLTEAALERLALAAGADGPMCLRARPAWASGVGEVLEDEPRLPPLHAVLLNPGLPSPTGAVYRAYDAAPDGAADRPAPPADWSAPAVIDWLSAQRNDLQAPALTLTPGIDEALAAMQAAPGCRLTRMSGSGATVFGLFDDRAAAIEAVFALDRPGWWTRPAVLGAPDVEPRAVI; encoded by the coding sequence ATGACCGACGTCCTGACCGGCCTGGCCCCGGCCAAGATCAACCTGCTGCTGCATGTCGGGCCGGTGCGCGCCGACGGCTACCACCCCCTGGTCAGCCTGGCCGCCTTCGCCGACGTCGGCGACCGGGTGGCGGTGCGCCGCGCCGAGGCCCTGTCGCTGGCGGTCGAGGGGCCGTTCGCCGCCGGTCTGGACGGACAGGGGGACAATCTGATCCTCAAGGCCCTGCGCGCCCTGGGCGAGGCGGCCGGGATCGGCGATCCGCCCCTGGCCGTGACCCTGGACAAACGCCTGCCCATCGCGGCGGGGCTGGGCGGCGGCTCGGCCGACGCCGGAACAGCCCTGCGGCTGGCGGCGCGCCTGCTGGACCTCGACCTGACGGAGGCGGCGCTGGAGCGGCTGGCGCTGGCGGCCGGGGCCGACGGCCCCATGTGCCTGCGCGCCCGCCCGGCCTGGGCCTCGGGCGTGGGCGAAGTCCTGGAGGACGAGCCGCGCCTGCCGCCGCTGCACGCCGTCCTGCTGAACCCTGGCCTGCCGTCGCCGACGGGGGCCGTCTATCGCGCCTATGACGCCGCGCCGGACGGGGCGGCGGACCGGCCCGCGCCGCCCGCCGATTGGTCGGCGCCCGCCGTCATCGACTGGCTGTCGGCCCAGAGAAACGACCTTCAGGCGCCGGCCCTGACGCTGACGCCCGGCATCGACGAGGCGCTGGCGGCCATGCAGGCCGCGCCCGGCTGTCGGCTGACGCGGATGTCGGGTTCGGGGGCCACCGTCTTCGGCCTGTTCGACGACCGCGCGGCGGCGATCGAGGCCGTCTTCGCCCTCGACCGGCCCGGCTGGTGGACCCGTCCGGCGGTGCTGGGCGCGCCGGATGTCGAACCGCGTGCGGTTATTTAA
- a CDS encoding DMT family transporter, whose product MAWIFLFLAGLLEVVWAFLMKMSDGFSRPWPTIGTLAFMIVSFGLLSLAMKSLPLGTAYVIWTGIGAVGAFVVGIAVLGEPVTPMRVIGAVLIVSGLIVLKLASSQ is encoded by the coding sequence ATGGCCTGGATTTTCCTTTTTCTCGCCGGCCTGCTCGAAGTCGTCTGGGCCTTCCTGATGAAGATGTCGGACGGCTTCTCCAGACCCTGGCCGACGATCGGGACCCTCGCCTTCATGATCGTCAGCTTCGGCCTGCTGTCGCTGGCGATGAAGAGCCTGCCGCTGGGCACGGCCTATGTGATCTGGACCGGGATCGGGGCGGTCGGCGCCTTCGTCGTCGGCATCGCCGTCCTGGGCGAGCCCGTCACGCCGATGCGCGTCATCGGCGCGGTGCTGATCGTCAGCGGCCTGATTGTGCTGAAGCTCGCTTCGAGCCAATGA
- a CDS encoding glutathione S-transferase, whose product MELIIGPRLFSTWSLRPWLVLRRAGADFETREVWYRTEAEKAELRRLSPSGFVPLLKVEGETLWDTLAISEWAAERYPEAHLWPIDATARALARSATAEMHSGFHALRELCGMGPGHPMAGDARAQAPADPGLDRDLARLVALWRQMRARFGAGGPWLFGDWSIADAFFTPVAARVRHYQIDLAAHGDDGVGAAYVAALLDQPDFREWETAALSPNAG is encoded by the coding sequence ATGGAACTGATCATCGGGCCGCGCCTCTTCTCCACCTGGTCGCTGCGGCCGTGGCTGGTGCTGAGGCGCGCGGGCGCCGACTTCGAGACGCGCGAGGTCTGGTATCGCACCGAGGCGGAGAAGGCCGAGTTGCGCCGCCTCTCGCCCTCGGGCTTCGTGCCCCTGCTCAAGGTCGAGGGCGAGACCCTCTGGGACACCCTGGCCATCAGCGAATGGGCCGCCGAACGCTATCCCGAGGCGCACCTGTGGCCGATCGATGCGACCGCGCGCGCCCTCGCCCGCTCGGCGACGGCCGAAATGCACTCCGGCTTCCACGCCCTGCGCGAGCTGTGCGGCATGGGGCCGGGCCACCCCATGGCCGGGGACGCGCGGGCCCAGGCGCCCGCCGATCCGGGCCTGGACCGCGACCTGGCGCGTCTGGTCGCCCTGTGGCGGCAGATGCGCGCGCGTTTCGGCGCCGGCGGGCCGTGGCTGTTCGGCGACTGGTCGATCGCCGACGCCTTCTTCACCCCGGTGGCGGCGCGGGTGCGCCACTATCAGATTGACCTGGCCGCGCATGGCGACGACGGCGTCGGCGCGGCCTATGTCGCCGCCCTGCTGGACCAGCCGGATTTTCGCGAATGGGAGACGGCGGCGCTCTCGCCTAACGCCGGTTAA
- a CDS encoding electron transfer flavoprotein-ubiquinone oxidoreductase, with protein MEYDVVIVGGGPAGLSAAIRLKQRAEKDGKEISVAVLEKSAEIGGHVLSGAVIDPRALNELFPDWKERGAPLETPVTKDKFLVLGPQGQASLPMFAMPPFMHNDGCYIASLGNVARWLAEQAEALGVEVYPGMAASHVVWEEETGRVKGVVAGVFGIDREGKPTGDFQPGIELHGKYVFIAEGVRGSLAKTIMARHNLCDGAEPQKFGIGLKELWQVPAEKHQPGLVQHTTGWPLDDKTGGGSFLYHFGDRYVSVGFVVHLNYKNPFLSPFDEFQQFKHHPAIAEHLEGGTRVSYGARAITEGGFQSVPKLAFPGGALIGCSAGFVNVPRIKGSHNAMKTGMMAADAAYDAVMAGRAGDVLEAYEAAYKASWVYKELKVVRNAKPLLSKLGTMMGGAVGMFDLWVNHLTGGFSFFGTMKHGKTDAASTEPASQHKPIAYPKPDGKLSFDKLSSVFISNTNHAEDQPAHLKLLDPSVPISVNLPKYGEPARLYCPAGVYEVVYADEANRADPRFVINAQNCVHCKTCDIKDPSQNIVWTTPEGGGGPNYPNM; from the coding sequence ATGGAGTATGACGTCGTCATCGTCGGCGGCGGCCCCGCCGGCCTGTCCGCCGCCATCCGCCTGAAGCAGCGGGCCGAGAAGGACGGCAAGGAGATCTCCGTCGCCGTGCTGGAGAAGTCGGCCGAGATCGGCGGCCATGTCCTGTCGGGCGCGGTGATTGATCCCAGGGCGCTGAACGAGCTCTTCCCCGACTGGAAGGAACGCGGCGCGCCGCTGGAAACGCCGGTGACCAAGGACAAATTCCTGGTCCTGGGGCCGCAGGGGCAGGCGTCGCTGCCGATGTTCGCCATGCCGCCCTTCATGCACAATGACGGCTGCTACATCGCCTCGCTGGGCAACGTCGCCCGCTGGCTGGCCGAGCAGGCCGAGGCGCTGGGCGTCGAGGTCTATCCCGGCATGGCCGCCAGCCACGTCGTCTGGGAAGAAGAGACCGGCCGGGTGAAGGGCGTCGTCGCCGGCGTCTTCGGCATCGACCGCGAAGGCAAGCCGACCGGCGACTTCCAGCCCGGCATCGAGCTGCACGGCAAATACGTCTTCATCGCCGAGGGCGTGCGCGGGTCGCTGGCCAAGACCATCATGGCCCGCCACAACCTGTGCGACGGCGCCGAACCGCAGAAGTTCGGCATCGGCCTGAAGGAGCTGTGGCAGGTCCCGGCCGAGAAGCACCAGCCCGGTCTGGTCCAGCACACGACCGGCTGGCCGCTGGACGACAAGACGGGCGGCGGCTCGTTCCTGTACCACTTCGGCGACCGCTATGTGTCCGTCGGCTTCGTAGTGCACCTGAACTACAAGAACCCCTTCCTGTCGCCGTTCGACGAGTTCCAGCAGTTCAAGCACCACCCGGCCATCGCAGAGCATCTTGAGGGCGGCACGCGCGTCTCCTACGGCGCCCGCGCCATCACCGAGGGCGGCTTCCAGTCGGTGCCCAAGCTGGCCTTCCCCGGCGGCGCCCTGATCGGCTGCTCGGCGGGCTTCGTGAACGTGCCGCGCATCAAGGGCAGCCACAACGCTATGAAGACCGGCATGATGGCCGCCGACGCCGCCTATGACGCGGTCATGGCCGGCCGTGCGGGCGACGTGCTGGAGGCCTATGAGGCGGCCTATAAGGCGTCGTGGGTCTATAAGGAGCTGAAGGTCGTCCGCAACGCCAAGCCCCTGCTGTCCAAGCTGGGCACGATGATGGGCGGGGCGGTCGGCATGTTCGACCTGTGGGTCAACCACCTGACCGGCGGCTTCTCCTTCTTCGGCACGATGAAGCACGGCAAGACCGACGCCGCCTCGACCGAACCCGCCTCGCAGCACAAGCCGATCGCCTATCCCAAGCCGGACGGGAAGCTGTCGTTCGACAAGCTGTCGAGCGTCTTCATCTCCAACACCAACCACGCCGAGGACCAGCCCGCCCACCTGAAGCTGCTGGACCCGTCCGTGCCGATCAGCGTCAACCTGCCCAAATACGGCGAGCCCGCGCGGCTCTACTGCCCGGCCGGGGTGTACGAAGTCGTCTATGCGGACGAGGCGAACCGCGCCGATCCGCGCTTCGTCATCAACGCCCAGAACTGCGTCCACTGCAAAACCTGCGACATCAAGGACCCGTCGCAGAACATCGTCTGGACCACGCCCGAAGGCGGCGGCGGCCCCAACTACCCGAACATGTAA
- a CDS encoding uracil-DNA glycosylase, which produces MNTTPLDMAAAEALFAFWRDAGVDACFEDAPVDRTVFVAPTPRATATITPIRAPGGAPSIDDAVAEARRLAAEVRSLDDLAQAIAAFEGCPLRAMGARQAVFARGNPQGALMVIGEGPGAEEDARGQPFVGQAGQLLDRILTAGGLLDEAFITNTVFWKTPGARPPTPQEQAICAPFVERAFALLKPRAVLLVGAASAKAVLKTDESIMRVRGQWRDWRLSEGGLSVPAMATLHPAFLLRQPQAKGLVWQDILNLSARLATGAVEPGA; this is translated from the coding sequence ATGAACACCACCCCCCTCGACATGGCTGCCGCCGAGGCCCTGTTCGCCTTCTGGCGCGACGCGGGCGTGGACGCCTGTTTCGAGGACGCCCCGGTCGACCGCACCGTCTTCGTCGCCCCGACGCCCAGGGCGACGGCCACGATCACGCCGATCCGCGCGCCCGGCGGCGCCCCGAGCATCGATGACGCTGTCGCCGAGGCGCGACGCCTCGCGGCCGAGGTTCGCAGCCTGGACGACCTGGCCCAGGCCATCGCCGCCTTCGAGGGCTGCCCTCTGCGGGCCATGGGGGCGCGCCAGGCGGTCTTCGCGCGCGGCAACCCGCAAGGCGCGCTGATGGTCATCGGCGAAGGCCCCGGCGCCGAGGAGGACGCGCGCGGCCAGCCCTTCGTCGGACAGGCCGGCCAGCTTCTGGACCGCATCCTGACGGCTGGCGGCCTGCTGGACGAGGCCTTCATCACCAACACCGTCTTCTGGAAGACGCCGGGCGCCCGCCCGCCGACGCCGCAGGAGCAGGCGATCTGCGCCCCCTTCGTCGAGCGCGCCTTCGCCCTACTGAAGCCCAGGGCCGTGCTGCTGGTCGGGGCTGCCTCGGCCAAGGCGGTGCTGAAGACCGACGAGAGCATCATGCGCGTGCGCGGCCAGTGGCGCGACTGGCGACTGTCCGAAGGCGGATTGTCCGTCCCCGCCATGGCCACCCTGCATCCCGCCTTCCTGCTGCGCCAGCCGCAGGCCAAGGGATTGGTTTGGCAGGACATTTTGAATTTGTCGGCACGATTGGCGACCGGAGCGGTTGAGCCGGGGGCCTGA
- a CDS encoding polysaccharide deacetylase family protein: MMQQRIDQMRRRAARYLNVRPTTVAPARGILSLSFDDFPASAWIEAGSILAEHGVRATYYVAGGLCGGENLGKAQFEVEHLQAAHAAGHEVGCHTFDHVSALRLSPAELTEQLARNAAWVEERLDGHVMTTFAWPFGDVALGAKAVIDERFLLGRGVRDGVNAGRADRANLQAIGLESRRLPHYDLEALVARAAEAPGWLIAYGHDVESHPTPYGCTPEDLDRLIRLAKAAGLEVLPVGEAWARISEG; encoded by the coding sequence ATGATGCAGCAACGGATCGACCAGATGCGCCGCCGGGCGGCCCGCTACCTCAACGTGCGGCCGACGACCGTGGCGCCGGCGCGCGGTATTCTCAGCCTCAGCTTCGACGATTTCCCGGCCAGCGCCTGGATCGAGGCGGGGTCGATCCTGGCCGAGCACGGGGTCCGGGCGACCTATTACGTCGCGGGCGGCCTGTGCGGCGGCGAGAACCTCGGCAAGGCCCAGTTCGAGGTCGAACACCTGCAGGCCGCGCATGCAGCCGGGCATGAGGTCGGCTGCCACACCTTCGACCACGTCAGCGCCCTGCGTCTGAGCCCCGCCGAGCTGACGGAGCAACTGGCGAGGAACGCCGCCTGGGTCGAAGAGCGGCTGGACGGCCACGTCATGACCACCTTCGCCTGGCCCTTCGGCGACGTGGCCCTGGGCGCCAAGGCGGTGATCGACGAGCGCTTCCTGCTGGGACGTGGAGTGCGCGACGGCGTCAACGCCGGACGCGCCGACCGGGCCAATCTCCAGGCCATCGGCCTGGAGTCGCGCCGCCTGCCCCATTACGACCTGGAGGCTCTGGTCGCTCGCGCGGCCGAGGCGCCGGGCTGGCTGATCGCCTATGGCCACGACGTGGAGAGCCATCCCACCCCCTACGGCTGCACGCCCGAGGACCTGGACCGGCTGATCCGCCTGGCTAAGGCGGCCGGGCTGGAGGTCCTGCCGGTGGGCGAGGCGTGGGCGCGGATAAGCGAAGGCTGA
- a CDS encoding tetratricopeptide repeat protein, whose amino-acid sequence MRFVPRRPVLLLAASALAISLAAPSLAQEAPAEAPAEAQAPEPNGDPQVPPIVIEDAEAPETPEVAPIPAEWTPIPLDARGRSAFGLYLAGRNALTSGESAAGADYLARVYALTPEQPRVREQAFTAALLAGDLDEAGRIAPTDPEVSPALLQAGRLVEAVQTYVRGDARRADALLTTAPVGAPHDRAGFYVQGWIAAAAKDWDRALALPPADFDPVSVLVARGNRARLLEQRRRYDEADAEWRDLTSHALAGALFRLPYGEFLERRGRRDEALVQYDAAVTAGTADRRIREGRERVLAKARPPALPSFRASAAQALRTAADQMIAQRAYEFGAVYLRLAQNLDPSDNTQLLIGQTLIQGGIEPAGRAALAQVSPRSPSAYAAARIQTAISLGKIDRDDEALAELRRAAAVSPDEVSIAYMLASQLMQMKRYEEALALLDAPLLNTADQGFEVHFLRGAAYEALDRDKEAEAELWTALQMQPDNPTLLNYLGYLWVDTGTRVAEGAAMIARAHAADPSDGNIQDSLGWAQFRQGQYDAAVANLEGAVDKEPANAEINDHLGDAYWAVGRTREAGFQWNRVLTLDVDAQRKAEVEAKLRDRLGQDPTGDKGLGNAGGAVD is encoded by the coding sequence ATGCGTTTCGTCCCTCGTCGCCCCGTCCTGCTCCTGGCCGCTTCCGCCCTTGCGATCTCGCTCGCGGCGCCCTCGCTCGCGCAGGAAGCGCCCGCCGAGGCTCCGGCCGAGGCCCAGGCCCCCGAGCCGAACGGCGATCCCCAGGTTCCGCCCATCGTCATCGAGGATGCGGAAGCTCCTGAGACGCCCGAGGTCGCGCCCATTCCCGCCGAATGGACGCCGATCCCGCTGGACGCGCGGGGCCGCAGCGCCTTCGGCCTGTATCTGGCCGGGCGCAACGCCCTGACCAGCGGAGAGAGCGCGGCGGGGGCCGATTATCTGGCCCGCGTCTATGCCCTGACGCCCGAACAGCCGCGCGTGCGCGAACAGGCCTTCACCGCCGCCCTGCTGGCCGGCGACTTGGACGAGGCGGGCCGCATCGCCCCGACCGATCCGGAGGTTTCGCCGGCCCTCCTCCAGGCCGGACGCCTGGTCGAGGCGGTGCAGACCTATGTGCGCGGCGACGCGCGGCGCGCCGACGCCCTGCTGACGACCGCGCCGGTGGGTGCGCCCCATGATCGTGCGGGCTTCTACGTCCAGGGCTGGATCGCCGCCGCCGCCAAGGACTGGGACCGCGCCCTGGCCCTGCCGCCCGCCGATTTCGACCCGGTCAGCGTCCTGGTGGCGCGCGGCAACCGCGCCCGCCTGCTGGAACAGCGCCGCCGCTATGACGAAGCCGACGCCGAATGGCGCGACCTGACCAGCCACGCCCTGGCCGGCGCCCTGTTCCGCCTGCCCTACGGCGAGTTCCTGGAGCGGCGCGGCCGCCGCGACGAGGCGCTGGTCCAGTATGACGCGGCCGTCACGGCCGGGACCGCCGACCGCCGCATCCGCGAGGGGCGCGAGCGCGTGCTCGCCAAGGCCCGCCCGCCCGCCCTGCCCTCCTTCCGCGCCAGCGCGGCCCAGGCCCTGCGCACGGCCGCCGACCAGATGATCGCCCAGCGCGCCTATGAGTTCGGCGCGGTCTATCTGCGCCTGGCGCAGAACCTGGACCCCAGCGACAACACCCAGCTGCTGATCGGCCAGACCCTGATCCAGGGCGGGATCGAACCGGCCGGGCGCGCCGCCCTGGCCCAGGTCAGCCCGCGCTCGCCCTCGGCCTACGCCGCGGCCCGCATCCAGACGGCGATCAGCCTGGGCAAGATCGACCGCGACGACGAGGCCCTGGCCGAACTGCGCCGCGCCGCCGCCGTCAGCCCCGACGAGGTCTCGATCGCCTATATGCTGGCCAGCCAGCTGATGCAGATGAAGCGCTACGAAGAAGCGCTGGCCCTGCTGGACGCCCCGCTGCTGAACACGGCGGATCAGGGCTTTGAAGTCCATTTCCTGCGCGGGGCGGCCTATGAAGCCCTGGATCGGGACAAGGAGGCCGAGGCGGAGCTGTGGACCGCCCTGCAGATGCAGCCCGACAATCCGACCCTGCTGAACTACCTCGGCTATCTGTGGGTCGACACCGGCACGCGGGTCGCGGAAGGCGCCGCCATGATCGCCCGCGCCCACGCCGCCGATCCGTCGGACGGCAACATCCAGGACTCCCTCGGCTGGGCCCAGTTCCGCCAGGGCCAGTACGATGCGGCGGTGGCCAACCTGGAAGGCGCCGTCGACAAGGAACCGGCCAACGCCGAGATCAACGACCACCTGGGCGACGCCTATTGGGCCGTCGGCCGCACGCGCGAAGCGGGCTTCCAGTGGAACCGCGTCCTGACCCTGGACGTCGACGCCCAGCGCAAGGCCGAGGTCGAGGCCAAGCTGCGTGACCGCCTGGGCCAGGACCCGACGGGGGACAAGGGGCTGGGGAACGCCGGCGGCGCGGTCGACTGA